From the genome of Winogradskyella forsetii, one region includes:
- the hisF gene encoding imidazole glycerol phosphate synthase subunit HisF, with protein sequence MLKKRIIPCLDIQNGRTVKGINFIGIRDAGDPIELAKQYVAHGADELVFLDITATVEKRKTLVELVTHIAEEINIPFTVGGGINSIEDVSAIIKAGADKVSINSSAVKNPDLITKIAKEFGSQCVVVAIDTKFVNDEWTVFVHGGRTATPLKTLDWVKQVEALGAGEILLTSMNNDGTKSGFALDITEAVSKSVNIPVIASGGAGSKTHFKTLFETTQASAGLAASIFHYGEIPIPELKQYLKNENIAIRWT encoded by the coding sequence ATGCTAAAAAAACGAATTATACCATGTTTGGACATTCAGAATGGCAGAACAGTTAAAGGCATCAATTTTATCGGCATCAGAGATGCTGGCGACCCCATTGAACTCGCCAAACAATACGTGGCGCACGGAGCCGACGAATTGGTGTTTTTGGATATTACCGCAACTGTGGAAAAACGAAAAACATTAGTCGAATTGGTAACTCACATAGCAGAAGAAATCAATATTCCATTTACAGTTGGAGGTGGCATCAATTCCATTGAAGATGTTTCTGCAATCATAAAAGCTGGTGCAGACAAGGTGAGTATAAATTCCTCAGCCGTTAAGAATCCTGACTTAATTACTAAAATCGCTAAAGAATTTGGAAGTCAATGCGTTGTTGTTGCTATTGATACGAAATTTGTGAATGATGAATGGACCGTATTTGTACATGGCGGACGAACAGCAACACCTTTAAAAACATTAGATTGGGTAAAACAAGTGGAAGCTTTAGGCGCTGGCGAAATCTTACTCACTTCGATGAACAATGATGGCACAAAATCAGGTTTTGCACTCGATATTACGGAAGCAGTGAGCAAATCGGTTAACATTCCTGTTATTGCTTCAGGAGGTGCAGGAAGTAAAACACATTTCAAAACCCTGTTTGAAACCACGCAAGCGAGTGCCGGTTTGGCGGCCAGTATTTTTCATTATGGCGAAATACCAATTCCGGAATTAAAACAGTATTTAAAAAACGAAAACATAGCAATACGATGGACATAG
- the hisA gene encoding 1-(5-phosphoribosyl)-5-[(5-phosphoribosylamino)methylideneamino]imidazole-4-carboxamide isomerase gives MRIIPAIDIIDGKCVRLTKGDYNTKKVYNENPLEVAKAFEANGIQYLHLVDLDGAKSKHIVNHNILESIATKTNLKVDFGGGLKSNDDLRIAFECGANQITGGSIAANNPKVFLEWLETYGSEKIILGADCKDRKIATNGWLEASELDVVDFIKDYESKGVQYVICTDIAKDGMLQGTSNELYEEIISKSNVKLIASGGVSSLHDLEHVNAIGCEGVILGKAIYEGNISLTELQKLC, from the coding sequence ATGAGAATCATACCAGCAATAGACATCATAGACGGCAAATGTGTAAGACTCACAAAAGGAGATTACAACACCAAAAAAGTTTATAACGAAAATCCTTTGGAAGTGGCCAAGGCATTTGAAGCCAATGGCATTCAATATTTACATTTAGTGGATTTGGATGGCGCCAAATCCAAACACATCGTCAATCACAACATCTTAGAAAGTATAGCCACAAAAACCAATTTGAAGGTCGATTTTGGAGGCGGATTAAAATCTAACGACGATTTAAGAATCGCTTTTGAATGTGGCGCCAATCAAATTACTGGCGGAAGCATCGCAGCGAACAATCCAAAGGTGTTTTTAGAATGGTTGGAAACCTATGGTTCTGAAAAAATAATTTTAGGAGCCGATTGCAAAGACCGAAAAATTGCCACCAACGGTTGGTTGGAAGCTTCTGAATTGGATGTTGTCGATTTTATAAAAGATTATGAATCTAAAGGTGTTCAGTATGTCATTTGTACAGATATTGCAAAAGATGGCATGCTGCAAGGCACGTCCAATGAATTATATGAAGAGATAATTTCAAAATCGAATGTAAAATTAATTGCTAGTGGAGGCGTTTCGTCTTTACACGATTTAGAACATGTAAATGCTATAGGTTGCGAAGGCGTTATACTTGGAAAAGCGATTTACGAAGGCAATATATCACTCACAGAATTACAAAAACTATGCTAA
- the hisIE gene encoding bifunctional phosphoribosyl-AMP cyclohydrolase/phosphoribosyl-ATP diphosphatase HisIE, giving the protein MDIDFSKGDGLVPVIIQNNSTLQVLMLGYMNLEAFNKTKAEHKVTFFSRSKNRLWTKGEESGNFLTVKDIQIDCDNDTILIKAEPKGPTCHTGSTSCFKEETAKGFIYDLQQTINDRIDTNDQNSYTNKLYQSGINKVAQKVGEEAVELVIEAKDNDDDLFKNEAADLMYHYLILLKAKGFTLEDIEGVLKGRH; this is encoded by the coding sequence ATGGACATAGATTTTTCAAAAGGCGATGGACTGGTTCCTGTAATCATTCAAAACAATAGCACCTTACAAGTGTTGATGTTAGGTTATATGAATTTGGAAGCCTTCAACAAAACCAAAGCAGAACATAAAGTGACTTTTTTTAGCCGAAGTAAAAATAGACTCTGGACAAAAGGTGAAGAATCTGGTAATTTTTTAACGGTCAAAGACATCCAAATCGATTGTGATAACGATACCATTTTAATAAAAGCAGAACCGAAAGGCCCAACTTGCCACACAGGAAGTACCTCTTGTTTTAAAGAAGAAACCGCAAAAGGTTTTATATACGATTTACAACAAACCATCAACGACCGTATTGATACCAACGACCAGAATTCGTACACCAACAAACTCTACCAAAGTGGCATTAATAAAGTCGCTCAAAAAGTTGGTGAAGAAGCTGTAGAATTAGTTATTGAAGCCAAAGATAATGATGATGATTTGTTTAAAAACGAAGCTGCTGATTTAATGTATCACTATTTAATTTTACTAAAAGCTAAAGGCTTTACGCTTGAGGATATTGAGGGCGTTTTGAAGGGTCGTCATTAA
- a CDS encoding glutamate synthase subunit beta, which yields MGKVTGFKEFERKDEPYKPVKDRVKHYNEFTVPLKEDDMREQGSRCMDCGIPFCHSGCPLGNLIPDFNHMVHQGEWQKASWILHSTNNFPEFTGRLCPAPCEQSCVLGIIEDPVSIENIEKNIVERAFKEGWIKPQPPKTRTGKTIAVVGSGPAGLAAAQQLNRAGHTVTVFERDDAIGGLLRYGIPNFKMEKGIIDRRLKILEAEGIVFKTNVNVGVNYDVKELKKFDAVVLCGGSTERRSLPTPGIDADGVVQAMDFLTQQTKVVFGQKVKDQVLATGKNVIVIGGGDTGSDCIGTSNRQGAKSVVNFEIMPKPPGHRSPATPWPYWPLQLKTSSSHKEGVERNWLINTKEFVTNAKGKLTALKTVNVEWEMVPGERPKLKEIAGTEKTWKCDLALLALGFTGPESTIADKLGLDRDVRSNYKASYGKYQTNVPNIFTAGDMRRGQSLIVWAISEGREAARQVDIYLMGKSDLATKNEEGDLVAL from the coding sequence ATGGGAAAAGTAACAGGTTTTAAAGAATTCGAAAGAAAAGATGAGCCATACAAGCCAGTAAAGGATCGAGTAAAGCATTATAATGAATTTACTGTGCCTTTAAAGGAAGATGATATGCGAGAACAAGGCTCACGTTGTATGGATTGTGGTATTCCATTTTGTCATAGTGGTTGTCCATTAGGAAATTTGATTCCAGATTTTAATCACATGGTTCACCAAGGCGAATGGCAAAAGGCCTCATGGATTTTACATTCTACAAATAACTTTCCAGAATTTACAGGTCGCTTATGTCCTGCGCCATGCGAGCAGTCATGCGTTTTAGGAATCATTGAAGATCCTGTATCCATAGAAAATATCGAAAAAAATATTGTAGAACGTGCCTTTAAAGAAGGTTGGATTAAACCACAACCACCTAAAACAAGAACGGGAAAAACAATTGCTGTTGTCGGTTCGGGACCAGCAGGTTTGGCCGCTGCGCAACAATTAAACAGAGCAGGCCACACCGTTACTGTTTTTGAACGTGATGATGCTATTGGCGGCTTGTTACGCTACGGAATCCCGAATTTTAAAATGGAAAAAGGCATCATCGATCGTCGATTAAAGATTTTGGAAGCTGAAGGTATTGTGTTTAAAACCAATGTTAATGTCGGCGTGAATTACGATGTGAAGGAGCTGAAAAAATTTGATGCTGTTGTACTTTGTGGAGGTTCTACCGAAAGACGAAGTTTGCCAACACCAGGCATTGATGCTGATGGCGTGGTACAGGCTATGGATTTTTTAACGCAACAGACTAAAGTGGTTTTCGGACAGAAAGTAAAGGATCAGGTTTTAGCGACAGGTAAAAATGTAATAGTTATTGGTGGTGGCGATACAGGATCGGATTGTATTGGAACCTCAAATCGTCAAGGTGCAAAATCGGTCGTTAATTTTGAAATTATGCCGAAGCCACCAGGACATCGCTCACCAGCTACACCTTGGCCATATTGGCCGTTGCAATTAAAAACATCGTCTTCCCATAAAGAAGGTGTTGAGCGTAATTGGTTAATTAACACCAAAGAATTTGTAACGAATGCAAAAGGAAAATTAACGGCTCTGAAAACTGTCAATGTAGAATGGGAAATGGTGCCTGGCGAACGACCTAAATTGAAAGAAATTGCAGGAACAGAAAAAACTTGGAAATGTGATTTAGCTTTATTAGCACTTGGTTTTACAGGGCCAGAGTCAACAATTGCGGATAAACTAGGTTTAGATAGAGATGTTCGTTCAAACTACAAAGCGAGCTATGGAAAATACCAAACCAATGTTCCAAATATTTTTACGGCAGGCGATATGCGAAGAGGCCAATCCTTAATTGTATGGGCTATCTCCGAAGGAAGGGAAGCAGCACGACAAGTGGATATTTACCTGATGGGTAAATCGGATTTAGCGACTAAGAATGAAGAAGGGGATTTGGTGGCGTTGTAA